The Streptomyces achromogenes genome window below encodes:
- a CDS encoding HEAT repeat domain-containing protein, translated as MFDPVIAPSGTLLGLLQRGRGDGTLHALTAPRAEALAALNHCVLRDPRHDWQVENRSLYYARLYLDLHGELDEIEAHLFDVEDVFDGEESRTGLALAVLGHLASYGRRDALDLLRRYAATGTNWAWALDELALRDDDAGLRALAVPVLARFATDAEGEAELAAVVRDAFEPRPWRLWAEDARDYVSTRVRAAHEAGCFDRWQRQMSPSGPRPGWSVHAVFEWAQQGVERGAALHVPAARCLSAVAGPEDRPEIVQAAKDGDEGARCTALRYLADCNDPDALVLIEQAVATGPVAVVEAAVDAFERMRSVAAVDRARGWVHRPDALGGAAGRMLACRGGVQDRDLVLGALREAVRGEGCDAPSLWTLVDGAGRLGIACAAPVLRHIYRETASSHLRGRCARALAATDPSYATGFAVECLWDCEEGTREIAARHAETGDTRVVERLRRLAADPAEEAEVQTAVRSRIGPDATSAM; from the coding sequence ATGTTCGATCCGGTCATAGCGCCCAGCGGTACGCTGCTCGGCCTGCTCCAGAGAGGCCGCGGCGACGGCACGCTGCACGCGCTCACCGCCCCGCGAGCCGAGGCGCTCGCGGCGCTGAACCACTGTGTCCTGCGGGATCCCCGCCACGACTGGCAGGTGGAGAACCGCTCCCTCTACTACGCCCGTCTCTACCTCGACCTGCACGGCGAGCTGGACGAGATCGAGGCCCACCTCTTCGACGTCGAGGACGTCTTCGACGGCGAGGAGTCACGCACGGGCCTGGCCCTGGCCGTCCTCGGCCACCTCGCCTCCTACGGCCGGCGCGACGCCCTCGACCTGCTGCGCCGGTACGCCGCCACGGGGACCAACTGGGCCTGGGCCCTGGACGAACTCGCCCTGCGGGACGACGATGCCGGTCTGCGCGCCCTGGCCGTGCCCGTGCTGGCACGGTTCGCCACCGACGCCGAGGGCGAGGCCGAACTCGCCGCGGTCGTACGGGACGCCTTCGAGCCACGGCCCTGGCGGTTGTGGGCCGAGGACGCCCGGGACTACGTCTCCACACGGGTGCGGGCCGCCCACGAGGCCGGCTGTTTCGACCGATGGCAGCGGCAGATGAGTCCCAGTGGACCTCGTCCGGGCTGGAGTGTCCACGCCGTGTTCGAGTGGGCCCAGCAAGGGGTCGAACGCGGAGCCGCGCTCCATGTCCCCGCCGCCCGCTGCCTCTCCGCCGTGGCCGGCCCCGAGGACCGGCCCGAGATCGTCCAAGCGGCCAAGGACGGCGACGAGGGGGCGCGATGTACGGCTCTGCGCTACCTCGCCGACTGCAATGATCCCGACGCCCTGGTCCTCATCGAACAGGCCGTCGCCACCGGCCCCGTCGCCGTGGTGGAGGCCGCCGTCGACGCCTTCGAACGGATGCGCAGCGTCGCCGCCGTCGACCGGGCTCGCGGCTGGGTCCACCGCCCCGACGCCCTAGGCGGCGCCGCCGGCCGCATGCTGGCCTGCCGGGGCGGCGTCCAGGACCGCGACCTGGTCCTCGGCGCCCTGCGCGAGGCCGTCCGCGGCGAGGGCTGCGACGCCCCGAGCCTGTGGACGCTCGTCGACGGTGCCGGACGGCTCGGTATCGCCTGCGCGGCGCCGGTGCTGCGCCACATCTACCGCGAGACGGCCTCGTCCCATCTGCGTGGCCGCTGCGCCCGGGCACTCGCCGCCACCGACCCCTCCTACGCCACCGGCTTCGCCGTCGAATGCCTGTGGGACTGCGAGGAGGGCACCCGCGAGATCGCCGCCCGGCACGCCGAGACCGGTGACACCCGGGTCGTCGAGCGCCTGCGCCGGCTGGCCGCCGACCCTGCCGAGGAGGCCGAGGTCCAGACGGCCGTACGCAGCCGGATCGGCCCTGACGCGACGTCCGCCATGTGA
- a CDS encoding 5-oxoprolinase subunit C family protein, which translates to MSDRAMSVVRAGALTTVQDRGRPGHAHLGVPRSGALDGPAAALVNRLVGNPPDAAVLETTLTGCALAPRSDVTVAVGGAPCRVTVGGRPAAWGAPVRVPAGAVLDVGPAIRGVRGYVAVSGGIVVEAVLGSRSTDLLSGLGPPPLTDGTVLPLGRERPPHARVDAAPQPAPPAELVLRVTLGPRDDWFTPDALRAFTARTFHVSSASNRIGLRTEGPVLERARGGELASEGMVLGAVQVPPAGRPVVFLADHPTTGGYPVIGVVRRADLPAAAQAAPGTPVRFVAVRRR; encoded by the coding sequence ATGAGCGACCGTGCGATGTCCGTCGTCCGCGCCGGGGCGCTGACCACCGTTCAGGACCGGGGCAGACCCGGGCACGCGCATCTCGGCGTGCCGCGCAGCGGTGCGCTCGACGGGCCCGCGGCGGCCCTGGTCAACCGGCTGGTGGGCAATCCGCCCGACGCGGCCGTCCTGGAGACCACGCTGACCGGCTGCGCCCTCGCGCCGCGTTCCGACGTGACGGTCGCGGTCGGCGGGGCTCCCTGCCGGGTCACCGTGGGGGGCCGTCCGGCCGCCTGGGGCGCGCCCGTGCGGGTGCCCGCGGGAGCGGTGCTGGACGTCGGGCCGGCGATCCGCGGAGTGCGCGGCTACGTGGCGGTGTCCGGCGGCATCGTCGTCGAGGCGGTCCTCGGCAGCCGGTCGACGGACCTCCTCTCGGGCCTCGGCCCCCCGCCGCTGACGGACGGTACGGTGCTCCCCCTGGGGCGCGAACGCCCGCCGCACGCGCGCGTGGACGCCGCCCCGCAGCCGGCGCCCCCGGCCGAGCTCGTCCTGCGGGTGACGCTCGGCCCCCGCGACGACTGGTTCACCCCGGACGCGCTGCGCGCCTTCACCGCCCGCACCTTCCACGTGTCCTCGGCGAGCAACCGCATCGGCCTGCGCACCGAGGGGCCCGTGTTGGAACGGGCCCGGGGCGGGGAGCTGGCCAGCGAGGGCATGGTCCTGGGGGCCGTGCAGGTCCCGCCCGCCGGCCGCCCGGTGGTCTTCCTGGCCGACCATCCGACGACCGGCGGCTACCCGGTGATCGGGGTCGTCCGGAGGGCCGACCTGCCGGCCGCCGCCCAGGCCGCGCCGGGAACGCCCGTCCGTTTCGTGGCCGTACGGCGACGGTGA